Proteins encoded together in one Bacteroides zoogleoformans window:
- a CDS encoding phosphatase PAP2 family protein, with protein MALDLFKKVETRKGLFAVEKITLIYNLLTSILILFLFQEMEHPGRMLLDRIVIAAMTFLLMYLYRLAPCKFSAFVRIAIQMSLLSYWYPDTFEFNRIFPNLDHVFASTEQWLFGGQPAVWFSAYLPQMWVSEPFNMGYFFYYPMILVVIMWYFVYRYDLFEKVSFVVVTAFFIYYLIYIFVPVAGPQFYFPAIGNGNVAQGIFPSIGSYFHHHQELLPGPGYEHGFFYNLVEESQQVGERPTAAFPSSHVGMSTILMIMAWRGSRRLFTCLLPFYLLLCGATVYIQAHYLIDSIAGFISAFAIYVAVTWMFKRWFAQPMFK; from the coding sequence ATGGCTTTAGATTTATTTAAAAAGGTAGAAACACGCAAAGGACTGTTTGCCGTAGAGAAGATAACACTGATATATAACCTGTTGACTTCTATCCTGATACTGTTTCTTTTTCAGGAAATGGAACATCCGGGCAGGATGCTCCTCGACCGCATCGTTATTGCAGCCATGACGTTCTTGTTGATGTATCTTTATAGATTGGCGCCATGCAAATTCTCGGCTTTCGTGCGCATAGCCATCCAGATGTCACTGTTGTCCTATTGGTATCCCGACACGTTTGAGTTCAATCGCATCTTTCCCAACCTCGACCATGTGTTTGCTTCGACCGAGCAATGGTTGTTCGGTGGGCAGCCTGCCGTATGGTTCAGCGCTTATTTGCCGCAAATGTGGGTGAGCGAGCCATTCAACATGGGCTACTTTTTCTATTATCCGATGATATTGGTAGTGATAATGTGGTATTTCGTCTACCGCTATGACTTGTTTGAGAAAGTATCTTTCGTGGTGGTCACTGCCTTCTTTATCTATTATCTTATTTATATATTCGTGCCTGTTGCCGGCCCTCAGTTCTACTTTCCTGCCATCGGCAACGGCAACGTGGCTCAAGGCATCTTTCCTTCCATTGGCAGCTACTTCCATCACCATCAGGAACTTCTTCCGGGTCCCGGCTATGAACACGGTTTTTTCTACAATCTGGTCGAAGAGTCGCAGCAAGTGGGCGAGCGTCCTACGGCAGCCTTTCCAAGTTCGCATGTGGGAATGTCTACCATCCTGATGATTATGGCTTGGCGCGGGAGCAGACGTCTGTTTACCTGTCTGTTGCCTTTCTATCTGTTGCTCTGTGGAGCTACGGTGTATATTCAAGCACATTATCTGATTGACTCCATCGCCGGTTTCATTTCCGCTTTCGCGATTTATGTGGCGGTGACGTGGATGTTCAAGAGGTGGTTTGCGCAGCCGATGTTCAAATAA
- a CDS encoding outer membrane lipoprotein-sorting protein: MKANILFFLWVCSIFLLPASAQEPSVTGIMTKACRNKEGQTFRAKMKMTIIRPKWKREIEAKMWVRTRDYSCVLLTAPARERGQAFLKRKNDLWNWQPGIGRTIKMASTLTGQSWMGSDFTTDDIVRQTSFLNDFTHTLLGKEIVDGNECYKILLTPKPESIIVWGKVISWVSTKDFVDVKNEYYDEDDNLVQTYRGYDFEHYASYYIPMRMEMIPAQKNNHKTVLTVQAYEINPPIDDRFFSLQNLKKLH; the protein is encoded by the coding sequence ATGAAAGCCAACATTCTATTCTTTTTATGGGTCTGTAGCATTTTCCTTTTACCGGCAAGCGCACAAGAGCCTTCGGTCACCGGCATCATGACGAAAGCGTGCCGCAACAAGGAGGGACAGACTTTTCGGGCAAAAATGAAGATGACCATCATACGCCCCAAGTGGAAAAGAGAGATTGAAGCCAAGATGTGGGTAAGAACGCGCGACTACTCATGCGTGCTGCTCACTGCACCCGCACGCGAACGGGGGCAGGCTTTCCTGAAACGGAAAAACGATCTGTGGAACTGGCAGCCGGGAATAGGACGCACCATCAAGATGGCGTCCACCCTCACCGGTCAGTCGTGGATGGGAAGCGACTTCACCACGGACGACATAGTACGGCAGACCTCATTTTTGAACGACTTCACCCACACCCTGTTGGGCAAAGAGATAGTGGACGGCAACGAATGCTACAAGATTCTGCTCACTCCAAAGCCCGAAAGCATAATCGTGTGGGGAAAAGTGATCTCATGGGTAAGTACGAAAGACTTCGTGGATGTGAAAAACGAGTACTACGACGAAGACGACAATCTGGTGCAGACCTATCGGGGTTACGACTTCGAGCACTACGCTTCATACTACATCCCCATGAGGATGGAGATGATTCCGGCACAGAAGAACAACCACAAAACGGTGCTCACCGTGCAGGCCTATGAAATCAATCCACCGATAGACGACAGATTCTTTTCCCTGCAAAACCTTAAAAAACTGCACTGA
- a CDS encoding outer membrane beta-barrel protein produces the protein MKKLLMIIAIAVCGINQMHAQFYVGGSVGFTSSKISMGTGSDESGSSYKILPEIGYKFSDQMSFGVSLGYLKGYAALGSFDVNDIKALGGALISTAADLSSSDSNDMSLKAFRIAPYLRYTVFESGMFQFFIDGVVGYSSIKADAQKLGKKAGGDSGLGNINMKDRTVTGLEMCIRPGIAVNLNDNFSLFAKIGSLGYQTLKLKDSDFKLTRIGFDLDSNNLLLGAIFYF, from the coding sequence ATGAAAAAATTATTAATGATCATTGCTATCGCAGTATGCGGCATCAATCAAATGCATGCACAGTTCTACGTTGGTGGTTCGGTTGGATTTACCAGTAGTAAAATAAGTATGGGGACGGGCTCCGACGAAAGCGGTTCTTCGTATAAGATACTGCCTGAAATCGGTTATAAGTTCAGCGACCAAATGTCTTTCGGCGTCAGCTTAGGATACCTCAAAGGCTATGCGGCATTGGGCTCTTTCGATGTGAATGACATCAAGGCTTTGGGTGGTGCTCTTATAAGTACAGCTGCCGACCTTTCTTCCAGTGACTCGAACGACATGAGTCTGAAGGCATTCCGCATCGCTCCCTATCTGCGTTACACTGTTTTCGAGTCGGGAATGTTCCAGTTCTTCATCGATGGCGTTGTAGGATACAGTTCCATAAAGGCAGATGCCCAGAAACTTGGTAAAAAGGCAGGCGGTGATAGTGGCTTGGGAAATATCAACATGAAAGACCGGACCGTAACGGGCTTGGAAATGTGCATACGTCCGGGTATCGCCGTGAACCTGAATGATAATTTCAGCCTGTTCGCCAAGATCGGCTCCTTAGGCTATCAGACCCTGAAGTTGAAAGACAGCGATTTCAAACTGACCCGTATCGGATTTGACCTCGATAGCAACAACTTGTTGTTAGGAGCAATATTCTACTTCTAA
- a CDS encoding ABC transporter permease: MLRTAWLNLWRNPRRTCTTAASVCFAVFFCILLNSAYIGIWEAFIQNFLRIEKGHIEICHKAEEESDDEYMPMSDEMLQHLSDLSGVTDVLPRIETFAMASAGDLSRGVAVFGVRPSQEKRRMSITSMLTEGSYLEEDDDGVLLGLKLSRSLNVGVGDSIAVIGKGCHGSSAGGLFPIRGIVTLPVAKADKVAVYMSLKAAQEFIGLPVGYSRVYLWIDKEENLAAIQKEAEALLPPDEYDVQNWISTMSDFLIYAETTKTIGEIVNLILYMLVASGVLGTVIMMVNERRYEFGMMIALGMQRTRLALTVFCELLFIMVGGGMAGIVAVLPIIHYFECNPFPLDGNSAKLIQDYITNPEFTCHTGVGLIAEQLIAVALIGGIVMLYPALAIFKLKVNLVLKQ, from the coding sequence ATGCTCAGAACGGCCTGGCTCAATCTATGGAGAAACCCGCGGCGTACATGCACCACAGCGGCGTCGGTATGCTTCGCGGTATTCTTCTGCATACTGCTGAACTCGGCCTATATCGGTATTTGGGAGGCATTCATACAGAACTTTCTGCGCATAGAAAAAGGACATATAGAGATATGCCACAAAGCCGAAGAGGAGAGCGACGATGAATACATGCCTATGTCGGACGAGATGCTGCAACACTTGTCCGACTTGTCCGGGGTGACCGATGTATTACCGCGGATAGAGACATTTGCCATGGCTTCTGCCGGAGACCTGAGCCGCGGAGTGGCGGTGTTCGGTGTTCGCCCTTCGCAAGAGAAGCGCCGAATGAGTATCACCTCCATGCTGACTGAGGGGAGTTACCTTGAAGAAGATGACGACGGTGTGTTGTTGGGACTGAAACTAAGCCGTAGCCTCAACGTTGGCGTGGGCGACAGCATAGCCGTGATAGGCAAAGGCTGCCACGGTTCGAGTGCAGGAGGCCTGTTTCCCATACGGGGCATAGTGACACTGCCAGTAGCCAAAGCAGACAAAGTGGCCGTATATATGAGCCTGAAAGCGGCGCAAGAGTTCATCGGTCTGCCCGTGGGGTACAGCCGCGTGTATCTGTGGATAGACAAGGAAGAAAACCTTGCCGCCATACAAAAGGAAGCAGAGGCTCTTCTTCCTCCCGACGAATATGATGTGCAGAACTGGATAAGCACGATGAGTGATTTTCTGATCTATGCAGAGACTACAAAGACGATAGGAGAGATAGTGAACCTCATTCTGTACATGCTGGTGGCATCGGGTGTGCTGGGCACCGTGATCATGATGGTCAACGAGCGTCGATACGAGTTCGGCATGATGATAGCTTTGGGCATGCAACGCACCCGGCTTGCTCTGACCGTGTTCTGCGAACTACTATTCATCATGGTGGGGGGAGGCATGGCAGGCATAGTTGCCGTACTGCCCATCATCCACTATTTTGAGTGCAATCCTTTTCCCTTAGATGGCAATTCAGCCAAGCTGATACAAGATTATATCACCAACCCCGAGTTCACCTGCCACACCGGAGTGGGCCTCATCGCCGAGCAACTGATTGCCGTGGCGCTGATAGGTGGAATCGTCATGCTATATCCCGCACTGGCCATCTTCAAGTTAAAGGTGAACCTTGTGTTGAAACAATAG
- a CDS encoding ABC transporter permease, whose amino-acid sequence MIYCPAWRNIWRNKLRSGIIMGAIAIGMFAGTLLVAFLKGWSTDIIQEHIDMQVSCIQIHRHDDGAENDASNFFAEEEVVQVLETTPGITGFSTRLKADAVLTSPEESTGVTLIGVDSEMEKKISRVYTTIPDSAGSFLSHSEVSPIVISRETADRLKVRLRSKIVLNVQDCSGEIQSTLFRVGGIFATHSKRFDAVTAYVRKSDLAPYLMTPEGCVHEIAVMTAEPKKSDEQARRLSQRLPSMLKAESWGEVFPVLNVGLFWLKVFSYLFLGVFLTALSFGTVNIMQMAVMERDKEFKMLYRIGMAPRLILKMVLLETCFLTLVGAIVGIVPATVLAALTADVGLNISMLFNLKFAYGFGEVVHPELSVVAIVEIFILVAVSATVSAILPMHHTLKIMK is encoded by the coding sequence ATGATATACTGTCCCGCCTGGAGAAACATTTGGCGCAACAAGTTGCGCAGTGGCATCATAATGGGTGCCATAGCCATCGGTATGTTTGCCGGAACGCTTCTGGTGGCATTTCTCAAGGGGTGGAGTACGGACATCATACAGGAGCACATAGACATGCAGGTATCGTGCATTCAGATACACAGGCACGATGACGGAGCGGAGAACGATGCAAGCAATTTCTTCGCCGAGGAAGAAGTCGTGCAGGTGCTTGAGACTACACCGGGTATAACGGGTTTCAGCACCCGGCTGAAAGCCGATGCCGTGCTCACAAGTCCGGAGGAGAGTACCGGAGTGACCCTGATAGGAGTAGATTCGGAAATGGAGAAAAAGATTTCACGCGTGTATACCACTATTCCCGATTCGGCCGGCAGCTTCCTGTCCCACTCCGAGGTGAGCCCCATCGTAATCAGCCGTGAGACGGCCGACAGACTGAAGGTACGCCTGCGATCGAAAATAGTGCTCAATGTGCAAGACTGCTCCGGCGAAATACAGAGCACCCTCTTCAGGGTGGGAGGCATCTTCGCTACCCACAGCAAACGCTTCGATGCGGTGACGGCCTACGTGCGCAAGTCCGACCTGGCCCCTTACCTCATGACGCCTGAAGGCTGTGTGCACGAGATAGCCGTGATGACGGCCGAGCCGAAGAAGAGCGACGAGCAAGCCCGCAGGCTGTCGCAACGCCTGCCCTCTATGCTGAAAGCCGAGTCCTGGGGCGAGGTATTCCCCGTGCTGAACGTGGGTCTTTTCTGGTTAAAAGTCTTTAGCTATCTGTTTTTGGGAGTATTCCTCACCGCACTTTCGTTCGGTACGGTGAACATCATGCAGATGGCCGTGATGGAGCGCGACAAGGAGTTCAAGATGTTGTACCGAATAGGCATGGCACCGAGGCTGATACTGAAGATGGTGCTGCTGGAGACCTGCTTCCTCACCTTGGTGGGCGCAATAGTCGGCATCGTGCCGGCCACGGTGCTCGCGGCACTCACGGCCGATGTGGGCTTGAACATAAGCATGCTGTTCAACCTGAAATTCGCATACGGATTTGGCGAGGTGGTGCACCCTGAACTATCGGTGGTGGCCATAGTGGAGATTTTCATCCTTGTCGCAGTATCGGCTACGGTGTCGGCCATACTGCCCATGCACCACACTTTGAAAATAATGAAATGA
- a CDS encoding SHOCT domain-containing protein yields MGNSPNSSANSSSEEIKKLYELKEKGIITQEEFDLKKKTIL; encoded by the coding sequence ATGGGGAATTCTCCAAACAGTTCTGCAAACTCAAGTAGCGAGGAAATAAAAAAACTGTATGAGTTGAAAGAAAAGGGGATAATAACTCAAGAGGAGTTTGACTTAAAGAAAAAGACAATACTCTAA
- a CDS encoding 2-oxoacid:ferredoxin oxidoreductase subunit beta — protein sequence MFEYTAKDFKKGQPRWCPGCGDHFFLASLHKAMAEIGIAPWETAVISGIGCSSRLPYYMNTYAMQTIHGRAAAISTGAKVANPNLTVWQISGDGDGLAIGGNHFIHAVRRNIDLNMILLNNRIYGLTKGQYSPTSPRGFVSKSSPYGTVEDPFHPAELCFGARGRFFARAVATDGVGTTNILKAAIAHKGASVCEILQHCVIFNDNTYDNVYKKEGRAQNAIYLEHGKPMLFGENNEYGLMQEGFGLKVVKLGENGITEKDILIHDAHCMDNTLQLKLALMEDPDFPVALGVIRDVEAPTYNDAVHEQIEEVSSKKKYHNFEELLMTNDTWEVK from the coding sequence ATGTTCGAATATACAGCAAAAGACTTCAAGAAAGGACAACCTCGCTGGTGTCCGGGTTGCGGTGACCACTTCTTTCTGGCTTCACTGCACAAAGCAATGGCAGAAATAGGCATAGCTCCCTGGGAGACTGCCGTCATCTCAGGCATCGGCTGCTCCAGCCGTTTGCCCTACTACATGAATACGTATGCGATGCAGACCATTCACGGGCGTGCCGCCGCCATCTCGACCGGCGCCAAAGTAGCCAATCCCAATCTGACCGTGTGGCAGATTTCGGGTGACGGCGACGGGTTGGCCATCGGCGGAAATCACTTCATACATGCCGTACGCCGCAACATCGATCTGAACATGATTCTGCTGAACAACCGCATCTACGGCTTGACCAAAGGGCAATACTCGCCGACTTCCCCGCGCGGTTTCGTCAGCAAATCGTCTCCTTACGGCACAGTGGAAGACCCGTTCCATCCGGCCGAACTCTGTTTCGGTGCCCGCGGGCGTTTCTTTGCCCGTGCGGTAGCTACTGATGGTGTAGGAACCACAAATATCCTGAAAGCGGCTATTGCCCACAAGGGAGCTTCTGTCTGCGAGATTCTGCAACATTGCGTCATCTTCAATGACAATACCTACGACAATGTTTATAAGAAAGAGGGTCGTGCCCAAAACGCCATCTATCTGGAACACGGCAAACCGATGCTTTTCGGAGAGAACAATGAATATGGCCTGATGCAGGAAGGCTTCGGCCTGAAAGTTGTAAAGCTCGGCGAAAACGGTATCACGGAAAAGGATATTCTTATTCACGACGCCCACTGCATGGACAACACCCTGCAACTGAAGCTCGCCTTGATGGAAGATCCCGACTTCCCGGTTGCACTCGGTGTAATCCGTGATGTGGAAGCGCCTACCTACAACGACGCCGTTCACGAACAAATAGAAGAAGTATCTTCCAAGAAGAAGTATCACAACTTTGAAGAGCTGCTGATGACAAACGATACGTGGGAGGTAAAATAA
- a CDS encoding 2-oxoacid:acceptor oxidoreductase subunit alpha yields the protein MANDMMVKELEQVVVRFSGDSGDGMQLAGNIFSTVSATVGNDISTFPDYPADIRAPQGSLTGVSGFQVHIGAGKVYTPGDKCDVLVAMNAAALKTQYKFAKSTACIIIDTDAFQKGDLEKAAFKTNDPIEEMDIKQDVIAAPISQMVKDCLAETGMDNKSMLKCRNMFAVGLVCWLFNRDLKIAEDFIREKFGKKPEIAEANIKVIHAGYDYGHNTHASVAHTYKIESKATVPGRYMDITGNKATAYGFIAAAEKAGMKLFLGSYPITPATDVLHELSKHKSLGVMTVQCEDEISGCATAIGASFAGALAVTSTSGPGVCLKSEAMNLAVITELPLVVLNVQRGGPSTGLPTKSEQTDLLQALFGRNGESPMPVIAAASPTGCFDAAYMASKIALEHMTPVVLLTDGFVANGSGAWKLPKLADYPAINPPYVTPEMKENYTPYKRNPETGVRYWAIPGQEGYMHILGGLEKDSNTGAISTDPENHNLMCHLRAEKVAKIPVPDVKVQGCADDADLLIVGFGGTYGHLYSAMEEMNKAGRKTALAHFTYLNPLPQNTEAVLKKYKKVVIAEQNLGQFAGYLRMKIDNFTPYQFNEVKGQPFVVAELVEAFNKIIDND from the coding sequence ATGGCAAACGACATGATGGTCAAAGAACTGGAGCAAGTGGTAGTCCGCTTCTCCGGAGACTCCGGCGATGGTATGCAACTCGCCGGCAACATCTTTTCAACAGTTTCGGCTACGGTAGGAAATGACATCAGTACCTTCCCCGACTACCCTGCAGATATCCGCGCTCCGCAAGGTTCACTTACCGGCGTTTCAGGCTTTCAGGTGCACATAGGCGCAGGTAAAGTCTATACTCCGGGAGATAAGTGCGATGTATTGGTGGCTATGAATGCTGCCGCTCTGAAAACACAGTATAAGTTTGCAAAGTCCACAGCCTGCATCATTATAGATACAGACGCCTTTCAGAAAGGAGATTTGGAAAAAGCAGCTTTTAAAACCAATGACCCCATTGAAGAAATGGACATCAAACAAGATGTGATCGCCGCTCCCATCTCGCAAATGGTGAAAGATTGTCTGGCCGAAACCGGGATGGACAACAAATCCATGCTGAAATGCCGCAACATGTTCGCAGTGGGACTGGTATGCTGGCTGTTCAACCGCGACCTGAAGATTGCCGAAGACTTTATTCGTGAGAAGTTTGGCAAGAAACCCGAAATTGCCGAAGCGAACATCAAGGTTATTCATGCAGGATATGACTATGGGCACAACACGCATGCTTCCGTAGCTCATACGTATAAGATAGAGAGCAAGGCCACCGTGCCCGGCCGCTACATGGATATTACGGGAAATAAAGCCACGGCCTACGGTTTCATTGCTGCTGCTGAAAAAGCGGGTATGAAGCTGTTCCTCGGTTCTTATCCCATCACTCCTGCCACCGACGTGCTGCACGAGCTTTCAAAGCACAAATCACTGGGTGTGATGACCGTGCAATGCGAAGATGAAATTTCGGGTTGTGCCACTGCCATCGGCGCCTCTTTTGCCGGCGCATTGGCCGTAACTTCCACTTCAGGTCCCGGCGTCTGCCTTAAATCGGAGGCCATGAACCTGGCCGTCATCACAGAATTACCTCTCGTGGTGCTCAACGTACAACGTGGAGGCCCTTCCACCGGTCTGCCCACCAAATCAGAACAAACAGACTTGTTGCAGGCTTTATTTGGCCGTAACGGCGAAAGTCCGATGCCCGTCATTGCGGCCGCTTCGCCCACAGGCTGTTTCGATGCAGCCTACATGGCCAGCAAAATTGCACTGGAACACATGACTCCCGTAGTATTGCTGACTGATGGTTTCGTAGCCAATGGTTCCGGTGCATGGAAATTACCCAAGCTGGCAGATTACCCGGCCATCAACCCGCCTTATGTCACTCCGGAGATGAAAGAGAACTATACTCCGTACAAACGCAATCCGGAGACAGGGGTACGTTATTGGGCAATTCCTGGACAGGAAGGATATATGCACATACTCGGCGGTCTGGAAAAAGACAGTAACACAGGCGCCATCTCCACCGACCCGGAGAACCACAACCTGATGTGCCACCTACGTGCAGAGAAAGTAGCCAAGATTCCCGTACCCGATGTGAAAGTACAAGGTTGTGCGGATGATGCCGACCTGCTGATAGTAGGTTTCGGCGGTACATACGGTCACTTGTACTCGGCCATGGAAGAGATGAACAAGGCAGGCAGAAAAACAGCCCTCGCCCATTTCACCTACCTCAATCCGCTGCCTCAGAACACGGAAGCCGTTTTGAAGAAATATAAAAAGGTGGTGATTGCCGAACAAAACCTCGGACAGTTTGCCGGTTATCTGCGTATGAAGATAGATAACTTCACACCGTATCAGTTCAATGAAGTCAAAGGACAACCGTTTGTCGTGGCCGAACTGGTAGAGGCTTTCAATAAGATAATTGATAACGACTAA
- the miaB gene encoding tRNA (N6-isopentenyl adenosine(37)-C2)-methylthiotransferase MiaB, producing MEKVTGADFKSATADENKKLFIETYGCQMNVADSEVIASVMQMAGYSVAETLEEADAVFMNTCSIRDNAEQKILNRLEFFHSLRKKKRRLIVGVLGCMAERVKDDLITNHHVDLVVGPDAYLTLPELIAAVEAGEKAMNVELSTTETYRDVIPSRICGNHISGFVSIMRGCNNFCTYCIVPYTRGRERSRDVESILNEVADLVAKGYKEVTLLGQNVNSYRFERPDGTVVGFPALLRIVAEAAPGVRVRFTTSHPKDMSDETLQVIADMPNVCKHIHLPVQSGSSRILKLMNRKYTREWYLERVAAIRRIIPDCGLSTDIFSGFHSETEEDHRLSLSLMEECGYDAAFMFKYSERPGTYASKHLADDVPEEVKVRRLNEIIALQNRLSAEANARCVGQTYEVLAEGVSKRSRDQLFGRTEQNRVVVFDRGKHRIGDFVMVKITESSSATLKGEEVLPRTDEETDS from the coding sequence ATGGAAAAAGTAACGGGAGCAGACTTTAAATCTGCAACTGCCGATGAAAACAAGAAATTGTTTATCGAAACCTACGGCTGCCAGATGAATGTGGCAGACAGTGAAGTAATCGCGTCCGTCATGCAGATGGCGGGCTACTCCGTGGCCGAGACGCTGGAAGAGGCCGATGCCGTGTTTATGAACACCTGCTCCATCCGCGACAATGCGGAGCAGAAAATACTGAACCGGCTGGAGTTCTTCCATTCGCTCAGAAAGAAGAAGCGGCGGCTGATAGTCGGCGTGCTGGGTTGCATGGCCGAGCGTGTGAAGGACGACCTCATCACCAACCACCACGTCGATCTGGTGGTGGGCCCCGATGCCTACCTCACCCTGCCGGAGCTGATTGCGGCGGTAGAAGCCGGCGAGAAAGCGATGAACGTGGAACTTTCTACCACCGAAACCTATCGGGACGTCATTCCTTCGCGCATCTGCGGAAACCATATCTCCGGTTTCGTATCCATTATGCGTGGCTGTAACAACTTCTGCACCTATTGCATTGTGCCCTACACCCGCGGGCGCGAACGCAGCCGCGACGTGGAGAGCATCCTCAACGAAGTGGCCGACCTCGTGGCGAAAGGATATAAGGAAGTCACCCTGCTGGGGCAGAACGTCAACTCCTACCGTTTTGAGAGACCCGACGGAACGGTGGTAGGCTTCCCTGCGTTGCTTCGTATCGTGGCTGAGGCCGCACCGGGCGTGCGTGTGCGTTTCACCACCTCGCACCCCAAGGATATGAGCGACGAAACCTTGCAGGTCATTGCCGATATGCCCAACGTGTGCAAACACATACACCTGCCGGTGCAAAGCGGCAGCAGCCGCATCCTGAAGCTGATGAACCGCAAATATACCCGTGAGTGGTATCTGGAGCGTGTGGCCGCCATCCGTCGCATCATCCCCGATTGCGGTTTGTCTACCGACATCTTCTCTGGTTTCCATTCCGAAACGGAGGAAGACCACCGGCTTTCCCTCTCGCTTATGGAAGAGTGCGGATACGATGCTGCCTTTATGTTCAAATATTCCGAGCGTCCCGGCACATATGCCAGCAAGCATCTGGCGGACGATGTGCCCGAAGAGGTGAAGGTTCGCCGTCTGAACGAAATCATCGCTCTTCAGAACCGTCTTTCCGCCGAAGCCAATGCCCGTTGTGTGGGTCAGACCTACGAAGTGCTGGCAGAGGGTGTGAGCAAGCGCAGCCGCGACCAACTGTTCGGGCGTACGGAGCAGAACCGTGTAGTGGTCTTCGACCGTGGCAAGCACCGGATAGGAGACTTCGTGATGGTGAAAATCACGGAATCCAGTTCGGCTACGCTGAAGGGGGAAGAGGTTTTGCCGAGAACGGATGAAGAAACCGATTCTTAA
- a CDS encoding large conductance mechanosensitive channel protein MscL has product MEDVFKFLLVAAVIAIGIVKQIKKEAQKNADKKPVMPVPDADFPLSEHRDEDTYGDSVPAGSGMEAEVIRQSSVRPAKQLRNQKQPSQPQTTASQHSSVNVFSPPTYSPPESDETSGFDIHSVEEARKAVIWSEIIQRKY; this is encoded by the coding sequence ATGGAAGATGTCTTCAAATTCCTGTTAGTTGCAGCTGTCATCGCAATCGGAATCGTCAAGCAGATCAAGAAAGAAGCTCAAAAGAACGCTGACAAGAAGCCCGTCATGCCTGTGCCCGACGCTGACTTCCCACTGTCTGAACACCGGGATGAAGACACTTATGGAGACAGTGTCCCTGCGGGTTCCGGAATGGAAGCGGAAGTCATCCGCCAATCATCTGTCAGGCCTGCCAAACAACTTCGCAATCAGAAACAGCCGTCCCAGCCGCAAACCACTGCTTCGCAACACTCTTCCGTCAACGTCTTCTCTCCTCCGACATACAGCCCGCCAGAATCCGACGAAACTTCCGGCTTCGACATCCATTCGGTGGAAGAAGCAAGAAAGGCCGTCATCTGGTCAGAAATAATTCAACGGAAATACTAA
- a CDS encoding ABC transporter ATP-binding protein has translation MALIETEELGKIYRGKAFDVEAVADVSLGFEQGEFTAIVGPSGSGKTTLLNLIGGLDRPSAGRVMIDGKDIGLLKEKELVDFRLHNVGFVFQAYNLIPVFTAEENISFLMELQGRPKEERKSRTQELLRVIGLSDRARSRPADLSGGEQQRVAVARALAAKPRFVLADEPTANLDTKSAENLLDMMMRLNKEEGMTFIFSTHDPRVMAKAGRIITLEDGRMIKEERI, from the coding sequence ATGGCATTGATAGAGACAGAAGAACTTGGAAAGATATATCGGGGCAAGGCTTTCGACGTGGAGGCCGTGGCCGACGTCAGCCTCGGCTTCGAGCAAGGAGAGTTCACTGCAATAGTAGGTCCCTCGGGCTCGGGAAAGACCACCTTGCTCAATCTGATAGGCGGGTTGGACCGCCCATCGGCAGGCAGGGTGATGATAGACGGAAAGGACATCGGCCTGCTGAAGGAAAAGGAGCTGGTGGACTTCAGGCTGCACAACGTGGGCTTCGTGTTCCAGGCATACAACCTGATTCCGGTGTTCACGGCGGAGGAGAACATATCTTTCCTGATGGAGCTGCAAGGCAGACCTAAGGAGGAACGGAAAAGCCGTACACAAGAGTTGCTGCGGGTGATAGGTCTGTCCGACCGTGCCCGCAGCCGTCCGGCCGACCTTTCGGGTGGCGAGCAGCAGCGTGTTGCCGTGGCTCGCGCACTGGCGGCAAAGCCCCGTTTTGTGCTGGCCGACGAGCCTACGGCCAATCTTGACACCAAGTCGGCCGAGAACCTACTCGACATGATGATGAGGCTGAATAAGGAGGAGGGCATGACCTTCATCTTTTCTACGCACGACCCCCGCGTCATGGCAAAGGCCGGACGCATCATCACTTTGGAAGACGGCAGAATGATAAAAGAGGAGAGAATATGA